One part of the Mariniflexile litorale genome encodes these proteins:
- a CDS encoding acyl-CoA desaturase, producing the protein MIIVIFVLVLWYGGLFFQSFFLHRYAAHQVFTMSKTMERITFILTWVFQGSSYLSAYGYGIMHRMHHAYTDTENDPHSPSHDANLFAMMWKTKTIYQDINKQRISIDSRFTKNVPQWKSFDLFASSRFSRLLWIGLYILFFASFATAWWQWLLLPITFLMAPIHGVIINWFGHIYGYVNYKMKNTSKNLFRFDFLMMGEGYHNNHHRHASRANFGVKWYEIDITYLIIKLLDLFGFIQLKPIRVKA; encoded by the coding sequence ATGATTATTGTTATTTTTGTTTTGGTGCTTTGGTATGGCGGTTTATTTTTCCAGTCGTTCTTTTTGCATCGTTATGCCGCACACCAAGTATTTACTATGTCTAAAACCATGGAACGTATTACTTTTATATTGACTTGGGTTTTTCAAGGTTCCAGTTATTTAAGTGCTTACGGTTATGGTATTATGCATCGTATGCACCATGCTTATACAGATACTGAAAACGATCCGCATTCGCCATCGCATGATGCTAATTTATTTGCCATGATGTGGAAAACAAAAACTATTTATCAAGATATTAATAAGCAACGTATTAGCATCGATTCGCGATTTACCAAAAACGTTCCGCAATGGAAAAGTTTTGATTTATTTGCAAGTTCGCGCTTTTCTAGGCTGCTTTGGATAGGTCTTTATATTTTATTTTTTGCAAGCTTTGCGACGGCTTGGTGGCAATGGCTCTTATTACCCATCACTTTTTTAATGGCTCCTATTCATGGAGTTATTATTAACTGGTTTGGTCATATTTATGGTTATGTGAATTATAAAATGAAAAACACTAGTAAAAATCTCTTCCGTTTTGATTTTTTAATGATGGGTGAAGGCTATCATAATAATCATCACAGGCATGCCAGCAGAGCGAATTTTGGAGTAAAATGGTATGAGATTGATATCACCTATTTAATTATAA
- a CDS encoding cold shock domain-containing protein — MSKGTVKFFNDAKGFGFITEAGVERDHFVHISGLVDEVREGDEVEFDLKEGNKGLNAVNVKVI, encoded by the coding sequence ATGAGTAAAGGAACAGTAAAATTTTTCAACGATGCCAAAGGTTTTGGATTCATCACTGAAGCAGGCGTTGAAAGAGATCACTTTGTACACATTTCTGGATTAGTAGACGAAGTTCGCGAAGGCGACGAAGTTGAATTTGATCTAAAAGAAGGCAACAAAGGATTAAATGCAGTGAACGTAAAGGTTATTTAA
- a CDS encoding DEAD/DEAH box helicase, with translation MSKPFSDLGINTPLLQSLIALEITVPTAIQVKTIPVVLNQKEDVVVLAKTGTGKTAAFGLPLLQLMNAENSSIQALILAPTRELGQQIYNNLVAFAVNNPEINTISLCGGASIKPQIAGLKAATHIVVATPGRLVDLIKRDAINLKNLEYLVLDEADEMVSALKEDLDVIIKEVPKSRRTLLFTATMPGAIKQLVQNYMSKKVVQIEADMETVGHQGIDHQYVVVEPIEKLEVLLHFLNTKEGERGIIFCKTKAAVNKLAKNLAINKFSSGALHGSLTQGIRDRIMGQFREGFIDILVATDLAARGIDVKELSYVINYHLPDTYDAYVHRSGRTARAGAKGLSLTILQQEEVIDIADFEKELGIVFKPFKKADAQSIEENNGLLWAKKIFKTKPNRDISEDFKAKIKTIFHHLTKEELVDKILANYLAQTGTEIPKAEASKKTKKK, from the coding sequence ATGTCAAAACCGTTTTCAGATTTAGGAATTAATACCCCATTACTGCAAAGTTTAATTGCTTTAGAAATTACAGTTCCTACAGCAATACAAGTAAAAACCATTCCCGTTGTTCTAAACCAAAAGGAAGACGTGGTGGTTTTAGCAAAAACAGGAACTGGAAAAACGGCTGCGTTTGGTTTGCCGTTGTTGCAGTTGATGAATGCCGAAAATAGTAGCATACAAGCACTTATATTAGCACCCACTAGAGAATTGGGACAACAAATTTATAATAATCTAGTAGCCTTTGCGGTTAACAATCCTGAAATAAATACCATCTCTTTATGTGGTGGGGCGTCTATCAAACCTCAAATAGCGGGCTTAAAGGCCGCAACTCATATAGTAGTAGCAACGCCAGGGCGTTTAGTCGATTTGATAAAACGCGACGCCATAAATCTTAAAAATCTAGAGTATTTGGTGTTGGATGAAGCCGATGAAATGGTGAGTGCTTTAAAAGAGGATTTGGATGTGATTATAAAAGAGGTTCCGAAATCGAGAAGAACCTTATTGTTTACTGCCACCATGCCTGGAGCTATTAAACAATTGGTACAGAATTACATGTCGAAGAAGGTTGTTCAAATAGAAGCAGACATGGAAACAGTGGGGCATCAAGGTATAGACCATCAATATGTTGTGGTAGAACCCATTGAAAAGTTAGAGGTATTGCTTCATTTTTTAAATACGAAAGAAGGAGAACGTGGAATTATATTTTGTAAAACCAAAGCGGCCGTTAATAAATTGGCAAAAAACTTAGCCATTAATAAGTTTTCATCGGGTGCACTGCATGGGAGTTTAACGCAGGGGATTCGCGACCGTATTATGGGCCAGTTTCGAGAAGGCTTTATTGATATCTTAGTGGCTACCGATTTAGCAGCGCGTGGTATTGATGTAAAAGAGCTGTCATACGTTATCAATTATCATTTACCGGATACTTATGATGCCTATGTGCATCGAAGTGGACGTACAGCCAGAGCAGGAGCCAAGGGACTCTCCTTAACCATTCTACAACAAGAAGAAGTAATAGATATTGCTGATTTTGAAAAAGAACTTGGAATTGTTTTTAAACCCTTTAAAAAAGCCGACGCCCAAAGTATTGAAGAAAACAACGGGCTATTATGGGCTAAAAAAATATTTAAGACGAAGCCGAACCGTGACATATCAGAAGATTTTAAAGCAAAGATTAAAACGATTTTTCATCATTTAACAAAAGAAGAACTCGTCGATAAAATATTAGCAAATTATTTAGCACAAACGGGTACTGAAATCCCAAAAGCAGAGGCTTCTAAAAAGACTAAAAAGAAATAA
- a CDS encoding DEAD/DEAH box helicase, which yields MANSIKNQQDILTKLNIQALNPMQVEAVSVIETTTNTIILSPTGTGKTLAFSLPLLNVLDPESHEVQALILVPSRELAIQIEQVIRSMGSGYKVNAVYGGRPMSKDKIEIKHTPAILIGTPGRILDHFTSDRFSKSSIKTLILDEFDKSLEDGFEEEMKAIIGQIPNINKRILTSATQAVKVPGFVRLDKPHTINYLKEKTASKLAIKTVVSPDKNKLKTLLELLQHIGNEPGIVFCNLRDSIDEVSRFLTRNKVSHACFSGGMEQQDRERALIKFRNGTSQVLIATDLAARGIDIPEMAYIIHYELPKHEEEFIHRNGRTARVNAKGTAYILKWQREVLPEFIKNIKGINVSKKAPVTAQAWETLFISGGRKDKISKGDIAGLFIKQGGINNDQLGTIELKPDCAFVAVPFTMAATLVEKLNNTRLKKKKVRVTIL from the coding sequence ATGGCAAATAGTATTAAAAATCAGCAGGATATTTTAACCAAATTAAATATTCAGGCGTTGAATCCCATGCAAGTGGAGGCTGTTTCCGTAATTGAGACAACAACAAATACCATCATATTATCACCTACTGGTACCGGAAAAACCTTGGCGTTTTCCTTACCACTATTAAATGTTTTAGATCCAGAATCACACGAGGTTCAAGCATTAATATTGGTGCCCTCAAGAGAATTAGCCATTCAAATTGAGCAGGTCATTCGGTCTATGGGTTCGGGGTATAAAGTGAATGCGGTTTATGGCGGGAGACCCATGTCCAAAGACAAAATAGAAATCAAACACACTCCTGCTATTTTAATAGGAACGCCAGGTAGAATACTAGATCATTTTACGAGCGATCGTTTTTCTAAATCCAGTATAAAAACACTGATATTGGATGAGTTTGACAAGTCGTTAGAAGATGGTTTTGAGGAAGAAATGAAAGCCATTATAGGTCAAATTCCTAATATAAATAAGCGTATTTTAACCTCTGCGACTCAAGCTGTTAAAGTCCCTGGTTTTGTGCGATTGGATAAACCACATACTATTAACTATTTAAAAGAAAAAACGGCCTCGAAACTAGCTATTAAAACCGTCGTGTCTCCCGATAAAAATAAATTAAAAACCTTGTTAGAATTGTTACAGCATATTGGCAATGAACCAGGAATTGTTTTCTGTAATTTAAGAGATAGTATTGATGAAGTGAGTCGTTTTTTAACACGAAATAAAGTAAGTCATGCCTGCTTTTCGGGGGGTATGGAGCAACAAGATAGAGAGCGTGCTTTAATAAAATTTAGAAACGGTACCAGCCAAGTACTTATTGCAACCGATTTGGCGGCTCGGGGTATTGATATTCCTGAAATGGCTTATATCATTCATTATGAATTGCCAAAACATGAAGAAGAATTTATTCATAGAAACGGGAGAACGGCTCGTGTAAATGCCAAAGGCACCGCCTATATATTAAAATGGCAAAGGGAAGTATTACCCGAATTTATTAAAAATATTAAAGGCATTAATGTCTCTAAAAAAGCGCCCGTTACAGCACAAGCCTGGGAAACCTTATTCATTTCTGGCGGACGAAAAGATAAAATTTCCAAAGGAGATATAGCCGGATTGTTTATTAAGCAAGGAGGTATTAACAACGATCAATTAGGAACCATCGAACTAAAACCCGATTGTGCCTTTGTGGCAGTGCCATTTACTATGGCAGCTACATTGGTAGAAAAACTAAACAATACCCGATTGAAAAAGAAAAAAGTGCGGGTAACTATTTTGTAA
- a CDS encoding NADH:flavin oxidoreductase/NADH oxidase has protein sequence MSKLFSSLTIKDITFKNRIVQSPMCMYSAEDGLASDWHFVHYGTRAIGGAGTIMTEAAAVSPEGRISPGDLGIWSDKHIEGLKRITSFLKQNGSVAGIQLAHAGRKGSYEVHGADSTLMRTKEEGGWEVMAPSAIPFSDNALTPKAMTFQDMETIRQQFESATKRAVAAGFQLLEIHSAHGYLLHSFLSPISNKRDDDYGGSIENRSRLLLEVIETVQTVWPKNLPLAVRISATDWDESGWDSESSQWLAQQLEQAGVDIIDVSSGGTLPNVTIPVGPAYQLPLAKDIKAVVKTMKVGAVGMITNAEQAETILLNDDADLIYIGREFLRNPYFPLQAAQDLRAEPDVPKPYERAFPKRK, from the coding sequence ATGTCAAAACTATTTAGCAGCTTAACTATTAAGGATATCACATTTAAAAATAGAATTGTTCAATCCCCGATGTGCATGTATTCTGCGGAAGATGGCTTAGCCTCAGATTGGCATTTTGTGCATTATGGTACCAGAGCTATAGGCGGAGCAGGAACTATCATGACAGAAGCTGCAGCCGTCTCACCAGAAGGACGCATTAGTCCTGGGGACCTCGGTATCTGGAGCGATAAACACATAGAAGGTTTAAAACGCATTACTAGCTTCTTAAAACAAAATGGAAGTGTGGCAGGTATTCAATTAGCACATGCAGGACGAAAAGGCAGTTATGAAGTACATGGTGCTGATAGTACCTTGATGCGTACCAAAGAAGAAGGTGGCTGGGAAGTCATGGCGCCTTCTGCCATCCCATTTTCTGATAATGCACTCACACCAAAAGCTATGACCTTTCAAGATATGGAAACAATCAGACAGCAGTTTGAGTCCGCCACCAAAAGAGCTGTAGCCGCAGGCTTCCAATTACTTGAAATACACAGCGCACATGGTTATTTGTTACATTCATTTCTATCACCCATATCTAATAAGCGGGACGACGATTATGGTGGCAGCATAGAAAACAGATCACGCCTATTGCTAGAGGTTATTGAAACGGTTCAGACCGTATGGCCTAAGAATTTGCCTTTAGCGGTCAGGATCTCGGCAACTGATTGGGATGAATCAGGTTGGGATTCAGAATCCTCGCAATGGCTGGCGCAACAATTGGAACAGGCAGGCGTAGATATTATAGATGTATCTAGCGGTGGCACTTTGCCCAACGTTACTATTCCTGTGGGTCCAGCATATCAATTACCTTTAGCAAAAGACATTAAAGCAGTGGTAAAAACTATGAAAGTAGGTGCCGTAGGTATGATTACCAATGCCGAACAAGCTGAAACCATTTTACTAAACGATGATGCCGACCTAATTTATATAGGAAGAGAATTTCTACGCAACCCTTATTTTCCATTACAAGCAGCTCAAGATTTACGAGCAGAACCGGACGTTCCAAAGCCATATGAACGTGCGTTTCCTAAAAGGAAATAG
- a CDS encoding GreA/GreB family elongation factor — protein sequence MSRGFVKEDDQEETPIIPPRAALPEGVTNYITPFGLQLLLTEKENIEEERANLNVQDEQERRRDLAVINGRLTLLQERVASARVLQPHDQVKDEVRFAATVIIKMNKQVQEFQIVGVDEADVKQQKIAFIAPIARVITGKKVGDQVDFQLGNDIRKIEIVEISYR from the coding sequence ATGAGTAGAGGATTTGTAAAAGAAGATGATCAAGAAGAAACACCTATTATACCACCCAGGGCTGCATTGCCTGAAGGTGTCACCAATTATATCACCCCATTTGGTTTGCAATTATTGTTAACCGAAAAAGAAAATATAGAAGAAGAACGTGCTAATCTGAATGTACAAGACGAACAGGAACGTAGACGAGATCTTGCGGTAATTAATGGGAGACTGACCTTACTTCAAGAGCGTGTGGCTTCTGCCAGAGTGTTACAGCCGCATGATCAGGTAAAAGACGAAGTGCGTTTTGCTGCCACTGTTATTATTAAAATGAACAAACAGGTTCAGGAATTTCAAATTGTAGGGGTAGATGAAGCAGACGTTAAACAACAAAAAATAGCTTTTATAGCACCTATAGCTAGAGTGATTACTGGTAAAAAAGTTGGAGACCAAGTCGATTTCCAATTAGGAAATGACATTCGAAAAATTGAGATAGTAGAAATTTCTTATCGCTAG
- a CDS encoding type 1 glutamine amidotransferase domain-containing protein, protein MKLVKSLAFVLTIITASSCKDVKNASPSEKVSEENIKIKKHKDMNILFVLTSHDKLGDTGKKTGFWVEEFANPYYTLLDKGATITIATPKGGAAPIDPSSDSPDTATAATERFDKDDEAQARIANTKKLADMNPDDFDAVFYPGGHGPLWDLANDATSIALIEKFNSQEKPIAFVCHAPAALKGVKNTNGNPLVKGKKVTGFTNTEEAAVQLTDVVPFLVEDMLKENGGIYSKKEDWAAYAIQDGNLITGQNPASSELVAEKLLEILK, encoded by the coding sequence ATGAAATTAGTAAAATCATTAGCATTCGTGCTTACGATTATAACAGCATCTAGCTGTAAAGACGTTAAAAATGCATCACCTTCTGAAAAGGTTTCAGAAGAAAATATAAAAATTAAAAAACATAAAGACATGAATATATTATTTGTATTAACATCTCATGATAAATTAGGAGATACAGGGAAAAAAACAGGATTTTGGGTTGAAGAGTTTGCAAATCCATACTACACCTTATTAGATAAAGGTGCTACAATTACTATTGCTACCCCAAAAGGAGGTGCCGCTCCTATAGATCCTAGCAGCGACTCACCTGATACTGCTACAGCAGCTACAGAGCGCTTTGATAAAGATGATGAAGCACAAGCAAGAATAGCGAATACAAAAAAGCTAGCAGATATGAATCCAGACGATTTTGATGCCGTATTTTACCCAGGCGGACATGGTCCATTATGGGATTTAGCAAACGATGCGACTTCCATCGCGTTAATTGAAAAATTTAATAGTCAAGAAAAACCTATTGCATTTGTATGTCATGCTCCTGCCGCTTTAAAAGGTGTTAAAAATACGAACGGAAATCCTTTAGTAAAAGGTAAAAAAGTAACAGGTTTTACAAATACTGAAGAAGCAGCAGTACAATTAACAGATGTAGTGCCATTTTTGGTAGAAGATATGTTGAAAGAAAATGGAGGCATCTACTCAAAAAAAGAAGATTGGGCTGCTTATGCAATTCAAGATGGTAATTTAATTACGGGGCAAAACCCAGCCTCATCTGAACTAGTTGCAGAAAAGTTATTGGAAATTTTAAAATAG
- a CDS encoding iron-containing alcohol dehydrogenase, which yields MNNFEFKNPTKIIFGKDTIEKLENEIPKDAKVLLLYGGGSIKKNGIYDQVKTALASLEVVEFGGIPANPEYAVLLEALKVIKEENITYLLAVGGGSVIDGTKFLSAAALYEGETPWDILTKNIRTEKGMPFGTVLTLPATGSEMNSGSVITRAETKEKLAMGGPGLFPEFSILDPQVIASIPERQLANGLTDAFTHVLEQYMTYPIGALLQDRFAESILQTLIEVAPKVLKDPTDYKAASDFMWSCTMALNGLIQKGVPTDWAVHAMGHELTALFGIDHARTLAVIAPSHYKFNFEAKKEKLAQYGQRVWNITEGSTDDKAYAAIEKTVAFFHQLGIDTKLSDYTKDYEGTAEEISKRFTNRGWTGLGEHQSLSPDKVEKIVKMAY from the coding sequence ATGAACAATTTTGAGTTTAAGAATCCTACCAAAATTATTTTTGGAAAGGATACCATAGAAAAATTAGAAAATGAAATACCTAAAGACGCCAAAGTATTACTACTTTATGGCGGTGGTAGTATCAAAAAAAACGGTATTTACGACCAAGTAAAAACAGCTTTAGCCTCTCTAGAGGTTGTTGAGTTTGGGGGCATTCCTGCCAATCCAGAATATGCGGTTTTACTGGAAGCTTTAAAAGTAATTAAAGAAGAAAACATCACGTATTTATTAGCTGTTGGTGGTGGTTCGGTTATAGATGGCACCAAGTTTTTATCGGCTGCTGCTTTATATGAGGGTGAGACCCCTTGGGATATTCTAACCAAGAATATTAGAACCGAAAAAGGCATGCCTTTTGGTACCGTATTAACATTACCAGCAACAGGTTCTGAAATGAATTCAGGGTCTGTGATTACACGCGCTGAAACTAAAGAGAAACTAGCTATGGGCGGACCTGGTTTGTTTCCTGAGTTCTCCATATTAGACCCTCAAGTGATTGCCTCTATTCCAGAACGCCAATTAGCAAATGGATTAACCGATGCCTTTACACATGTTTTAGAGCAATACATGACTTACCCCATTGGAGCATTATTACAAGACCGCTTTGCCGAGAGTATTTTACAAACCCTTATTGAAGTGGCTCCAAAAGTATTGAAAGATCCAACAGACTATAAAGCAGCTTCTGATTTTATGTGGAGTTGTACCATGGCTTTAAACGGCTTGATACAAAAAGGAGTCCCCACAGATTGGGCTGTTCATGCAATGGGACACGAACTAACCGCTTTATTTGGTATTGATCATGCGCGTACCTTAGCAGTGATCGCGCCAAGTCATTACAAATTTAACTTTGAAGCTAAAAAAGAAAAGTTAGCACAATATGGCCAACGTGTTTGGAATATAACTGAAGGAAGTACAGACGATAAAGCCTATGCTGCCATTGAAAAAACAGTCGCTTTTTTCCATCAATTAGGAATTGACACCAAACTATCTGATTACACAAAGGATTATGAAGGAACTGCTGAAGAGATTTCTAAGCGTTTTACCAATCGTGGTTGGACAGGATTAGGAGAACATCAATCATTATCGCCAGATAAAGTGGAGAAAATTGTAAAAATGGCCTACTAA
- a CDS encoding NADP-dependent oxidoreductase, producing MIKTIILKNRPQGKPTVSNFEFITEDTQLTINEGEILLEAVYVSVDPYLRGRMSDATSYVPPFELNKPVQSGVVAKVIASKNSHFKEGDFVSGMLSWKTQQVSTGEGLLKVDASKAPLSTYLGVLGMTGLTAYLGLNEIGKPKAGETIVVSGAAGAVGSVVGQIAKILGLNVIGIAGTDEKIEMLKTKFGFDAGINYNTSKDIQADIKKLAANGVDIYFDNVGGPISDAVLYNINQFARIIICGAISTYNSKETPKSMSVQPFLVKKSALMQGFIVSNYAKKFPEAMKQLSSWLAEDKLTYSETIVNGFDNIPNAFIDLFEGKNKGKMIVKI from the coding sequence ATGATTAAGACCATTATATTAAAAAATAGACCGCAAGGGAAACCTACAGTGTCCAATTTTGAATTTATAACAGAAGATACACAACTAACAATCAACGAGGGAGAAATACTTCTGGAAGCTGTTTATGTATCTGTAGATCCTTATTTAAGAGGGCGCATGAGTGACGCAACATCCTATGTACCTCCTTTTGAATTAAACAAACCAGTACAATCTGGTGTGGTTGCTAAAGTAATTGCATCTAAAAACAGCCATTTTAAGGAAGGTGATTTTGTTTCTGGTATGTTAAGTTGGAAAACACAACAAGTATCCACTGGCGAAGGTTTACTTAAGGTAGATGCATCAAAAGCTCCTTTAAGCACCTATTTAGGCGTTTTAGGTATGACTGGGTTAACGGCTTATTTAGGGTTAAATGAAATAGGAAAACCCAAAGCCGGTGAAACTATTGTGGTATCTGGTGCTGCTGGTGCTGTTGGTAGCGTTGTTGGACAAATAGCAAAAATATTAGGACTTAACGTTATCGGAATTGCTGGAACCGATGAAAAGATTGAGATGTTAAAAACCAAATTCGGGTTTGATGCAGGGATCAATTATAACACGAGTAAAGACATTCAAGCAGACATCAAAAAATTAGCAGCAAATGGTGTTGATATCTATTTTGATAATGTTGGCGGCCCCATTTCAGATGCGGTGTTGTATAATATCAACCAATTTGCAAGAATCATCATTTGTGGAGCTATCTCTACTTACAATAGTAAAGAAACGCCAAAAAGTATGAGTGTTCAGCCTTTCCTAGTTAAAAAAAGTGCTTTAATGCAAGGGTTTATTGTTTCTAATTATGCTAAAAAATTCCCGGAGGCTATGAAGCAATTATCAAGTTGGTTAGCTGAAGACAAATTAACATACTCAGAAACCATCGTAAATGGTTTTGATAACATTCCGAATGCTTTTATCGATTTATTTGAAGGTAAAAACAAAGGGAAAATGATCGTTAAAATTTAA